In Cupriavidus taiwanensis, the following are encoded in one genomic region:
- the dnaK gene encoding molecular chaperone DnaK, producing MGKIIGIDLGTTNSCVAILEGNTPKVIENSEGARTTPSIIAYMEDGEILVGAPAKRQAVTNPRNTLYAVKRLIGRKFEEKEVQKDIGLMPYSIVKADNGDAWVSVRDQKLAPPQVSAEVLRKMKKTAEDYLGEPVTEAVITVPAYFNDSQRQATKDAGRIAGLDVKRIINEPTAAALAFGMDKNEKGDRKIAVYDLGGGTFDISIIEIADVDGEKQFEVLSTNGDTFLGGEDFDQRIIDYIIAEFKKDQGVDLSKDVLALQRLKEAAEKAKIELSSSQQTEINLPYITADASGPKHLNLKMTRAKLESLVEELITRTIEPCRTAIKDAGVKVSDIDDVILVGGMTRMPKVQEQVKEFFGKEARKDVNPDEAVAVGAAIQGSVLSGDRKDVLLLDVTPLSLGIETLGGVMTKMITKNTTIPTKHAQVFSTADDNQPAVTIKVYQGEREMATGNKLLGEFNLEGIPPAPRGTPQIEVSFDIDANGILHVGAKDKASGKENRITIKANSGLSEDEIQRMVKDAEANAEEDKKARELADARNQADALIHSTRKAVTEYGDKLEAGEKEKIEAAIKALEDAARGGDKADIDAKVNALSEVSQKLGEKVYADMQAKAGEGAAAGAAGAAGGQQQAQPQDDNVVDAEFKEVNDKK from the coding sequence ATGGGTAAGATCATCGGTATCGACCTCGGTACCACCAACAGCTGCGTCGCGATCCTGGAAGGCAACACGCCCAAGGTCATCGAGAATTCGGAGGGTGCCCGCACCACCCCGTCGATCATCGCCTACATGGAAGACGGCGAGATCCTGGTCGGCGCGCCGGCCAAGCGCCAGGCCGTCACCAACCCGCGCAACACCCTGTACGCGGTCAAGCGCCTGATCGGCCGCAAGTTCGAAGAGAAGGAAGTCCAGAAGGACATCGGCCTGATGCCGTACTCCATCGTCAAGGCCGACAACGGCGACGCATGGGTGTCGGTGCGCGACCAGAAGCTGGCGCCGCCGCAAGTCTCGGCCGAAGTGCTGCGCAAGATGAAGAAGACCGCCGAGGACTACCTCGGCGAGCCGGTGACCGAAGCCGTGATCACCGTGCCTGCCTACTTCAACGACTCGCAGCGCCAGGCCACCAAGGACGCCGGCCGCATCGCCGGCCTCGACGTCAAGCGCATCATCAACGAGCCGACCGCGGCCGCGCTGGCGTTCGGCATGGACAAGAACGAGAAGGGCGACCGCAAGATCGCCGTGTATGACCTCGGCGGCGGCACCTTCGATATCTCGATCATCGAGATCGCGGACGTCGACGGCGAGAAGCAGTTCGAAGTGCTGTCGACCAACGGCGATACCTTCCTGGGCGGCGAAGACTTCGACCAGCGCATCATCGACTACATCATCGCCGAGTTCAAGAAGGACCAGGGCGTCGACCTGTCCAAGGACGTGCTCGCGCTGCAGCGCCTGAAGGAAGCCGCTGAAAAGGCCAAGATCGAGCTGTCGAGCTCGCAGCAGACCGAGATCAACCTGCCGTACATCACGGCCGATGCCTCGGGTCCGAAGCACCTGAACCTGAAGATGACCCGCGCCAAGCTGGAATCGCTGGTCGAGGAGCTGATCACCCGCACCATCGAGCCGTGCCGCACCGCGATCAAGGACGCCGGCGTCAAGGTCAGCGACATCGACGACGTGATCCTGGTCGGCGGCATGACCCGCATGCCCAAGGTGCAGGAGCAGGTCAAGGAGTTCTTCGGCAAGGAAGCGCGCAAGGACGTGAACCCGGACGAAGCCGTGGCCGTCGGCGCCGCGATCCAGGGCTCGGTGCTGTCGGGCGACCGCAAGGACGTGCTGCTGCTGGACGTGACGCCGCTGTCGCTGGGCATCGAGACCCTGGGCGGCGTGATGACCAAGATGATCACCAAGAACACCACCATCCCGACCAAGCATGCGCAGGTGTTCTCGACCGCCGACGACAACCAGCCGGCCGTGACCATCAAGGTGTACCAGGGCGAGCGCGAGATGGCCACCGGCAACAAGCTGCTGGGCGAGTTCAACCTCGAAGGCATTCCGCCGGCACCGCGCGGCACGCCGCAGATCGAGGTCTCGTTCGACATCGACGCCAACGGCATCCTGCACGTGGGCGCCAAGGACAAGGCCAGCGGCAAGGAAAACCGGATCACCATCAAGGCCAACTCGGGCCTGTCGGAAGACGAGATCCAGCGCATGGTCAAGGACGCCGAGGCCAACGCCGAGGAAGACAAGAAGGCCCGCGAGCTGGCTGATGCCCGCAACCAGGCCGACGCGCTTATCCACTCGACCAGGAAGGCGGTCACCGAATACGGCGACAAGCTCGAAGCGGGCGAGAAGGAGAAGATCGAGGCCGCGATCAAGGCCCTGGAAGACGCCGCACGCGGCGGCGACAAGGCCGACATCGACGCCAAGGTCAACGCGCTGTCCGAAGTCAGCCAGAAGCTGGGCGAGAAGGTCTACGCCGACATGCAGGCCAAGGCCGGCGAAGGCGCCGCGGCCGGTGCCGCGGGTGCCGCCGGCGGCCAGCAGCAGGCCCAGCCGCAGGACGACAACGTTGTCGACGCCGAATTCAAGGAAGTCAACGACAAGAAGTAA
- a CDS encoding LysR substrate-binding domain-containing protein, whose product MASMFNRVPPLHLLIAFEAAARLGSFARAAEELSVTPSAVSHRIKNLEELWGEDLFVRANAALRLTAAGTRYLRNVQDALKSLNELARPEYNKLRTRLRVAIPPTFGRQHLVPRLPEFGALYPHIDLELHLAIPFLDVKAEDTDVEIRYGTGRYPDLKTTKLLVEPVFPACGREYYERVNGRAITRPEHLHGLVLLRSPLEPWKPWFETAGLDWPEPQTGPQFNDIGLMLEAIASNQGVALVRQRMARHWLSLGQMVRLLDVESVSPHGYYIVEREQAPLKPEARYFVDWLLSLDW is encoded by the coding sequence ATGGCCTCCATGTTCAACCGCGTCCCGCCGCTGCACCTGCTGATCGCCTTCGAGGCGGCGGCGCGCCTGGGCAGCTTCGCGCGCGCGGCCGAAGAGCTGTCGGTCACGCCCAGCGCGGTCTCGCACCGCATCAAGAACCTCGAGGAGCTGTGGGGCGAAGACCTGTTCGTGCGCGCCAACGCCGCGCTGCGGCTGACCGCGGCCGGCACGCGCTACCTGCGCAACGTGCAGGACGCGCTCAAGTCGCTCAACGAACTGGCGCGGCCCGAATACAACAAGCTGCGCACACGCCTGCGCGTGGCGATCCCGCCCACCTTCGGGCGCCAGCACCTGGTGCCGCGGCTGCCGGAGTTCGGCGCGCTCTATCCGCATATCGACCTCGAGCTGCACCTGGCGATCCCGTTCCTCGACGTCAAGGCCGAGGACACCGATGTCGAGATCCGCTACGGCACCGGCCGCTACCCCGACCTGAAGACCACCAAGCTGCTGGTCGAGCCGGTGTTCCCGGCGTGCGGGCGCGAATACTACGAGCGCGTCAACGGCCGCGCCATTACCCGGCCCGAGCACCTGCACGGGCTGGTGCTGCTGCGCAGCCCGCTGGAGCCGTGGAAGCCGTGGTTCGAGACTGCCGGGCTGGACTGGCCCGAGCCGCAGACCGGCCCGCAGTTCAACGACATCGGGCTGATGCTGGAGGCCATCGCCTCCAACCAGGGCGTGGCGCTGGTGCGCCAGCGCATGGCGCGGCACTGGCTGTCGCTGGGGCAGATGGTGCGGCTGCTCGATGTGGAATCGGTGTCGCCGCACGGCTATTACATCGTCGAGCGCGAACAGGCGCCGCTCAAGCCCGAGGCGCGCTATTTCGTCGACTGGCTACTGAGCCTGGACTGGTAG
- a CDS encoding ABC transporter permease encodes MEIGSATAEAFRLLAGGDAGLWFIVWTSLVVAVLGLAIATVPAIAAAWLIATRQFPGRRAVVVVAQAFLSFPTVLVGLILYLLLTRQGPLGSLHLLFTPAGMVLGQAVIGFPVVLAFALSTLQGADVRLRETAWVLGAGRWRTFLTVLRELRFGLMAAVVAGFGRVIAEVGSALMIGGNIEGSTRTITTAIALETSKGEFAQGIALGMVLVALALLVNIGMAWLQGAGGFRR; translated from the coding sequence GTGGAGATCGGCAGCGCCACCGCCGAAGCCTTCCGCCTGCTGGCGGGCGGCGACGCCGGCCTGTGGTTCATCGTCTGGACCTCGCTGGTGGTCGCGGTGCTGGGGCTGGCCATCGCCACCGTGCCGGCGATCGCCGCGGCCTGGCTGATCGCCACGCGCCAGTTCCCGGGCCGGCGCGCGGTGGTGGTGGTGGCGCAGGCCTTCCTGTCGTTCCCGACCGTGCTGGTCGGGCTGATCCTCTACCTGCTGCTGACGCGCCAGGGTCCGCTGGGCAGCCTGCACTTGCTGTTCACCCCGGCCGGCATGGTGCTGGGCCAGGCCGTGATCGGCTTCCCGGTGGTGCTGGCCTTTGCGCTGTCGACGCTGCAGGGTGCCGACGTGCGCCTGCGCGAGACCGCCTGGGTGCTGGGCGCCGGCCGCTGGCGCACCTTCCTGACGGTGCTGCGCGAACTGCGCTTCGGGCTGATGGCGGCGGTGGTCGCCGGCTTTGGCCGGGTCATTGCCGAAGTGGGCTCGGCGCTGATGATTGGCGGCAATATCGAGGGCTCGACCCGCACCATCACCACCGCGATCGCGCTCGAGACCAGCAAGGGCGAGTTCGCGCAGGGCATTGCGCTGGGCATGGTGCTGGTGGCGCTGGCGCTGCTGGTCAATATCGGCATGGCCTGGCTGCAGGGTGCCGGAGGCTTCCGCCGATGA
- a CDS encoding cob(I)yrinic acid a,c-diamide adenosyltransferase, with product MGNRLSKIATRTGDAGTTGLGDGSRTGKDSLRIAAIGDVDELNCHVGVLLTEDLPADVRAALLHIQHDLFDLGGELSIPGYTLLKPEQVAQLDTWLADYNANLPRLAEFILPGGSRAAAQAHVCRTVCRRAERALVALGAAEALNEAPRQYLNRLSDLMFVLARVLNRVGGGSDVLWQRDRDASKK from the coding sequence ATGGGCAACCGCCTGTCGAAGATCGCCACCCGCACCGGCGACGCCGGCACCACCGGCCTGGGCGACGGCAGCCGCACCGGCAAGGACAGCCTGCGCATCGCCGCGATCGGCGATGTCGACGAACTGAACTGCCACGTCGGCGTGCTGCTGACCGAAGACCTGCCTGCCGACGTGCGCGCCGCGCTGCTGCATATCCAGCACGACCTGTTCGACCTGGGCGGGGAGCTGTCGATCCCGGGCTACACGCTGCTAAAGCCGGAGCAGGTGGCGCAGCTCGACACCTGGCTGGCCGACTACAACGCCAACCTGCCGCGGCTGGCCGAGTTCATCCTGCCCGGCGGCAGCCGCGCCGCGGCGCAGGCCCATGTGTGCCGCACCGTGTGCCGGCGCGCCGAGCGCGCCTTGGTGGCGCTGGGCGCGGCCGAGGCGCTGAACGAGGCGCCGCGCCAGTACCTGAACCGGCTCTCGGACCTGATGTTCGTGCTGGCGCGGGTGCTGAACCGGGTGGGCGGCGGCTCGGACGTGCTGTGGCAGCGCGATCGCGACGCCTCGAAAAAGTAA
- the pabB gene encoding aminodeoxychorismate synthase component I codes for AGEGSTPAVLGDVFVLLDDATAPAAQPASRLYTNFVREDLLPPGSSIAQLDTLLAHGWRQGWHATLFAPYEFGGALVDAPVHTGNAMPFHDGALRLLWFSDLQRLDAAAVAAWLQSKADPKPAGLMDVASDTSRAAFDDAIARIHQWIEAGDTYQVNYTQRLHCNAFGDPLALYAALRAAQPVPYGVLARLPEGAMVLSLSPELFVRHDGQGHLLTRPMKGTAPRAGDAARDAQAAAALAADAKNRAENVMIVDLLRNDLGRIAQPGSVAVPERFAVQPFGAVLQMTSTVTATARPGTGFGALMAALFPCGSITGAPKRRTMQIIAELERAPRGLYTGAIGWIEAPSGAAVVGPFALSVAIRTLVLAPPAASGLRAGEMGVGAGIVHDSVAAEEFAECGWKARFLTRHDPGFTLFETLRVQDGACRYLARHLARIGASARAFGFAFDADAARAAVAAQAAQLGAGTWRLRLSVDKAGTLAFASGALAPLPAGPVGVDIAPDPLPVADPLRRHKTSARAVFDAGWQAAERAGGFDRLFFNPRGELLEGGRSSVFVRVDGRWLTPPLSADILPGVMRAVVLETGGAALGAPGQAVEEAVVTRAMLARAEAIVLVNALRGAMPAQLQG; via the coding sequence GCGGGAGAGGGGAGCACACCCGCAGTGCTGGGGGACGTCTTCGTCCTGCTCGACGACGCCACCGCGCCCGCCGCACAACCCGCATCCCGCCTCTACACCAACTTCGTCCGCGAAGACCTGCTGCCCCCCGGCAGCAGCATCGCCCAACTCGACACACTGCTCGCCCACGGCTGGCGCCAGGGCTGGCACGCCACCCTGTTCGCCCCCTACGAATTCGGCGGCGCACTGGTCGATGCCCCGGTGCACACCGGTAACGCGATGCCGTTCCACGACGGCGCGCTGCGCCTGCTGTGGTTCAGCGACCTGCAGCGGCTCGATGCCGCGGCGGTGGCGGCCTGGCTGCAGTCGAAAGCCGATCCCAAGCCAGCGGGCCTGATGGACGTGGCCTCCGACACCTCCCGCGCGGCCTTCGACGATGCCATCGCCCGCATCCACCAGTGGATCGAAGCGGGCGACACCTACCAGGTCAACTACACCCAGCGCCTGCACTGCAATGCCTTTGGCGATCCCTTGGCGCTGTACGCCGCGCTGCGCGCTGCGCAGCCGGTGCCGTATGGCGTGCTGGCCCGGCTGCCGGAGGGCGCCATGGTGCTGTCGCTGTCGCCCGAGCTGTTCGTGCGCCACGACGGCCAGGGCCATTTGCTGACGCGGCCGATGAAGGGCACCGCGCCGCGCGCCGGCGATGCCGCGCGCGATGCGCAGGCGGCCGCGGCGCTGGCTGCCGATGCCAAGAACCGGGCCGAGAACGTGATGATCGTCGACCTGCTGCGCAACGACCTGGGCCGCATTGCGCAGCCGGGCAGCGTGGCGGTGCCGGAGCGCTTTGCGGTGCAGCCGTTCGGCGCGGTGCTGCAGATGACCTCCACGGTGACGGCGACGGCGCGGCCCGGCACCGGTTTCGGCGCGCTGATGGCGGCGCTGTTCCCGTGCGGCTCGATCACCGGCGCGCCCAAGCGGCGCACCATGCAGATCATTGCCGAGCTGGAGCGCGCGCCGCGCGGCCTGTACACCGGCGCCATCGGCTGGATCGAGGCGCCGTCCGGCGCGGCCGTGGTCGGCCCGTTCGCGCTTTCCGTGGCGATCCGTACGCTGGTGCTGGCGCCGCCGGCGGCGAGCGGGCTGCGCGCCGGCGAGATGGGCGTGGGCGCCGGCATCGTCCATGACAGCGTGGCGGCCGAGGAGTTTGCCGAATGCGGCTGGAAGGCGCGCTTCCTGACCCGGCACGACCCCGGCTTCACGCTGTTCGAGACCCTGCGCGTGCAGGACGGCGCATGCCGCTACCTGGCGCGGCACCTGGCGCGGATCGGGGCGTCGGCGCGGGCCTTCGGCTTTGCCTTCGATGCCGATGCGGCGCGCGCGGCGGTGGCCGCGCAGGCGGCGCAACTGGGCGCTGGCACGTGGCGCCTGCGCCTGAGCGTGGACAAGGCCGGCACGCTGGCGTTTGCCAGCGGCGCGCTGGCGCCGTTGCCGGCGGGGCCGGTCGGTGTCGATATCGCGCCGGACCCGCTGCCGGTGGCCGACCCGCTGCGCCGCCACAAGACCAGCGCGCGCGCGGTCTTCGACGCCGGCTGGCAGGCCGCCGAGCGCGCCGGCGGCTTCGACCGGCTGTTCTTCAACCCGCGCGGCGAACTGCTCGAGGGCGGGCGCAGTTCCGTGTTCGTGCGCGTCGATGGCCGCTGGCTGACGCCGCCGCTGTCGGCCGACATCCTGCCGGGCGTGATGCGGGCGGTGGTGCTCGAGACCGGTGGCGCGGCGCTGGGCGCGCCGGGCCAGGCGGTCGAAGAAGCCGTGGTCACGCGCGCGATGCTGGCGCGCGCCGAGGCCATCGTGCTGGTCAACGCGCTGCGCGGCGCGATGCCGGCGCAGCTGCAGGGCTAG
- a CDS encoding ATP-binding cassette domain-containing protein, which translates to MTSTIAAAHGPLLTVRGLARTIGLRRLFAIDTLVIPRATAIVMTGMNGAGKTTLLRMLAGLEPAPGAVAQWTDAQGHAHSAPLTPLPPALRRRIAYLHQHPYLFRTSVRENIAYGLHARGLPRHEIDCRVGEALGWAGVSHLQDTAPEYLSGGEIQRVALARAKVLEPELLLLDEPTSSLDGHAREQVIALVGDLAAEGRTVVMICHDRELINLPGVVRWKLGDGVLDTHHP; encoded by the coding sequence ATGACATCCACCATTGCCGCCGCCCATGGCCCGCTGCTGACCGTGCGCGGGCTGGCCCGCACCATCGGCCTGCGCAGGCTGTTTGCCATCGACACGCTGGTGATCCCGCGCGCCACCGCGATCGTGATGACCGGCATGAACGGCGCCGGCAAGACCACGCTGCTGCGCATGCTGGCCGGGCTCGAGCCCGCGCCCGGCGCGGTGGCGCAGTGGACCGATGCGCAGGGCCACGCGCACAGCGCACCGCTGACGCCGCTGCCGCCCGCGCTGCGCCGGCGCATCGCCTACCTGCACCAGCACCCCTACCTGTTCCGCACCTCGGTGCGCGAGAACATCGCCTATGGCCTGCACGCGCGCGGCCTGCCGCGCCATGAGATCGACTGCCGCGTGGGCGAGGCGCTGGGCTGGGCCGGCGTATCCCACCTGCAGGACACCGCGCCCGAATACCTGTCCGGCGGCGAGATCCAGCGCGTGGCGCTGGCGCGCGCCAAGGTGCTGGAGCCGGAGTTGCTGCTGCTCGACGAACCCACTTCGAGCCTGGACGGCCACGCGCGCGAGCAGGTGATCGCGCTGGTCGGCGACCTGGCCGCCGAAGGCCGCACCGTGGTGATGATCTGCCACGACCGCGAGCTGATCAACCTGCCCGGCGTGGTGCGCTGGAAACTGGGCGACGGCGTGCTCGACACGCACCACCCGTAG
- a CDS encoding FAD-binding oxidoreductase — protein sequence MNHPTPSASLARRPLPAALSDALAARFGERFTTSAGVREHHGRDESPFPPALPDAVVFAHSTEEVAEVARLCNQHGVPLIAYGAGSSLEGHLLAVAGGISLDLSQMNRVLAVQPEDLSVTVQPGVTRKQLNQEIKDTGLFFPIDPGADASLGGMCATRASGTNAVRYGTMRENVLALTVVTADGRVIRTGTQARKSSAGYDLTRLFIGSEGTLGIITEVTVRLYPQPEAISAAVCAFPSMGSAVQAVIQTIQLGVPVARVEFVDALAIRAINRHDNLTLPETPHLFFEFHGTEAGVREQAETVQQITAEHGGQGFEWATRPEDRSRLWNARHTAYFAMLQLKPGCKSVTTDVCVPISRLADCVTETEKDLNASALPCPIVGHVGDGNFHVAILVDPDKPEEMAEAEAINQRIVERALAMGGTCTGEHGVGLHKQRFLVDEHGEDALDLMRAIKDALDPNHILNPGKIFSATRAGTQ from the coding sequence ATGAACCACCCCACGCCATCCGCCTCCCTCGCCCGCCGTCCGCTGCCAGCCGCGCTCAGCGACGCCCTTGCGGCACGCTTCGGCGAGCGCTTCACCACCTCCGCCGGCGTGCGCGAGCACCACGGCCGCGACGAATCGCCATTCCCGCCGGCGCTGCCGGATGCCGTGGTGTTTGCCCACAGCACCGAGGAAGTGGCCGAGGTGGCGCGCCTGTGCAACCAGCATGGCGTGCCGCTGATTGCATACGGCGCGGGCTCGTCGCTGGAAGGCCACTTGCTGGCGGTGGCCGGCGGCATCAGCCTGGACCTGTCGCAGATGAACCGGGTGCTGGCGGTGCAGCCCGAGGACCTGAGCGTGACCGTGCAGCCCGGCGTCACGCGCAAGCAGCTGAACCAGGAGATCAAGGACACCGGCCTGTTCTTCCCGATCGACCCCGGCGCCGACGCGTCGCTGGGCGGCATGTGCGCCACGCGCGCGTCGGGGACCAACGCGGTGCGCTACGGCACCATGCGCGAGAACGTGCTGGCGCTGACGGTGGTGACCGCCGACGGCCGCGTGATCCGCACCGGCACGCAGGCGCGCAAGTCGTCGGCGGGCTATGACCTGACCCGGCTCTTTATCGGCAGCGAAGGCACGCTGGGCATCATCACCGAGGTGACAGTGCGGCTGTACCCGCAGCCCGAGGCGATTTCCGCCGCGGTGTGCGCCTTCCCCAGCATGGGCAGCGCGGTGCAGGCCGTGATCCAGACCATCCAGCTGGGCGTGCCGGTGGCGCGCGTGGAGTTCGTCGATGCGCTGGCGATCCGCGCCATCAACCGCCACGACAACCTGACCCTGCCCGAGACCCCGCACCTGTTCTTCGAATTCCACGGCACCGAGGCCGGCGTGCGCGAACAGGCCGAGACCGTGCAGCAGATCACCGCCGAGCACGGCGGCCAGGGCTTCGAGTGGGCCACGCGCCCCGAAGACCGCAGCCGGCTGTGGAATGCGCGCCATACCGCGTACTTTGCGATGCTGCAGCTCAAGCCCGGCTGCAAGTCGGTCACCACCGACGTGTGCGTGCCGATCTCGCGCCTGGCCGACTGCGTCACCGAGACCGAGAAGGACCTGAACGCCTCGGCGCTGCCCTGCCCCATCGTCGGCCACGTCGGCGACGGCAACTTCCACGTGGCGATCCTGGTCGACCCGGACAAGCCCGAGGAAATGGCCGAGGCCGAGGCCATCAACCAGCGCATCGTCGAACGCGCGCTGGCGATGGGCGGCACCTGCACCGGCGAGCACGGCGTGGGCCTGCACAAGCAGCGCTTCCTGGTGGATGAACACGGCGAGGACGCGCTCGACCTGATGCGCGCGATCAAGGATGCGCTGGACCCCAACCACATCCTGAACCCGGGCAAGATCTTCAGCGCCACGCGCGCGGGCACGCAGTAA
- the dnaJ gene encoding molecular chaperone DnaJ, producing MAKRDYYEVLGVGKNASEEEVKKAYRKLAMKYHPDRNPDSKESEEKFKEAKEAYEMLSDPEKKAAYDQYGHAGVDPNMAGGFGGAQGYGGFAEAFGDIFGDIFGQGGGRRAGGGPQAYRGADLRYSMEISLEQAAHGHEAQIRVPHWDDCDHCHGNGAEPGSSVETCPTCHGAGQVRVSQGFFTMQQTCPKCHGSGKFIPKPCTKCHGQGKLKSQKTLEVKIPAGIDEGMRIRSSGNGEPGINGGPPGDLYVEVHIKPHAVFERDGDDLHCQMPISFATAALGGDLEVPTLSGKATFPVPEATQSGKTFRLRGKGIKGVRSGYPGDLYVHVNVETPVKLTEAQKEMLRQFDRSVHEGGSRHSPQETSWLDKVKSFFS from the coding sequence ATGGCAAAACGTGACTATTACGAAGTGCTCGGGGTAGGCAAGAACGCGAGCGAAGAAGAAGTCAAGAAGGCTTATCGCAAGCTCGCGATGAAATACCACCCGGACCGCAATCCGGACAGCAAGGAATCCGAGGAAAAATTCAAGGAGGCCAAGGAGGCCTACGAGATGCTTTCCGACCCGGAGAAGAAGGCCGCGTATGACCAGTACGGCCATGCCGGCGTGGACCCGAACATGGCCGGCGGCTTCGGCGGCGCGCAGGGCTACGGCGGCTTCGCCGAGGCCTTCGGCGACATCTTCGGCGATATCTTCGGCCAGGGCGGCGGCCGCCGCGCCGGTGGCGGCCCGCAGGCCTATCGCGGCGCCGACCTGCGCTACAGCATGGAGATCTCGCTGGAGCAGGCCGCGCACGGCCACGAGGCCCAGATCCGCGTGCCGCACTGGGACGACTGCGACCACTGCCACGGCAACGGCGCCGAGCCCGGCTCGAGCGTGGAAACCTGCCCGACCTGCCACGGCGCCGGCCAGGTGCGCGTGTCGCAGGGCTTCTTCACCATGCAGCAGACCTGCCCGAAGTGCCACGGCAGCGGCAAGTTCATCCCCAAGCCGTGCACCAAGTGCCACGGCCAGGGCAAGCTGAAGTCGCAGAAGACGCTGGAAGTGAAGATCCCGGCCGGCATCGACGAAGGCATGCGCATCCGCTCGTCGGGCAACGGCGAGCCGGGCATCAACGGCGGCCCGCCGGGCGACCTGTACGTGGAAGTCCACATCAAGCCGCACGCGGTGTTCGAGCGCGACGGCGACGACCTGCACTGCCAGATGCCGATCTCGTTCGCCACCGCGGCACTGGGCGGCGACCTGGAGGTGCCGACGCTGAGCGGCAAGGCCACCTTCCCGGTGCCCGAGGCCACCCAGTCCGGCAAGACCTTCCGGCTGCGCGGCAAGGGCATCAAGGGCGTGCGCTCCGGCTATCCCGGCGACCTGTACGTGCATGTGAACGTCGAGACGCCGGTCAAGCTGACCGAGGCGCAGAAGGAAATGCTGCGCCAGTTCGACCGCTCGGTGCATGAAGGCGGCTCGCGCCACAGCCCGCAGGAAACCTCGTGGCTGGACAAGGTGAAGAGCTTCTTCAGCTGA